From the genome of Ziziphus jujuba cultivar Dongzao chromosome 4, ASM3175591v1:
ggtattttaatatatgtcttataatttaaaatttgatataaattaatattgataatGTAAGATGACAGTTAAAGTTATTAAATCCTGTAGTTAAAAATCAAACAAGctataaattacaataaattgaaaatcaaaaatataagTTGAGGAGTTGAAatgttaaaagtttaaattgcaaaactataaaaattaaaagtattaaaatacaattagaaaaactccatatcttttaaataattacatatatatgtttttttggcagtaaattaccatatataattttggtaaaaattaaatgttagaaaaattatatataaaatataataataaaaaaatattattaccaaaaaattatatataaaataacaaggATCggagcataaaaaaatattacaaaaattccGCTTAAATTTAAATCaagcttttaaaaaataaaacacagaGAACTTACAATGATAGTATacaaaatacatattaaatgaaaaataatttgtacataaatataataatcaaaatatatttaatattaaaataaaaacttgttaGGATGTAGAAATTGAACTTTAGGATCCAAGTGTGTGCTCCACACAATGTCCTTAAGATAGGTTCGTTTGTTATCAGAGTTTGTGATTTTAGCTGCGTTTGTCTTCTAAAATACATTAGACTACAAAAGCTTTAAATGTTGCACCTTTGAGCTATTCTCGACAAACTTGAAATAGTTTTCCCTTTACAATACTAAAGGAAACAGGAATACGCTAAAGCCAGCAATTTCGCATCAATTAGCGAAAAGTTAAACGGTCAatagagaaataaaatattttttattagaatacTTAAGCTCCAAATAAGGTTTTTTCTCAATAGTGTAGGCAGGAAGGCTAGCCTTTGCCCTTTTTGTTGCGCTTCActttcaaaacaaaagaaagatgCTACATATATAGGCCTTAACCAAtaggaaattaaatttgatatttaatatggcttttaaaccatttaataacattcattattaaatatttatatttaattgaccGTTTTACAATTAAATTCTTGTAATTTAATTGATGGCTACAAATTCATTAAACTTGTTACTTCCacattaaaaaactaattaataattattaaaatggtAGTTATAACCattaaattggtttttaatatcaaaattttccaacGTCAAAGACAAAAGAATTGAATTTCCATTTCCTATATTCTCcgctcctttctttcttttcctttgtccCATTTTTTCCACCTACAGCTGACACACGTTTTACTATAGGGATGTAAAAATGGCTGCCTACTTTTCTACGCAGGGATTAAAAAGCCAATTGACTAAAGTCTagactatataataataatgaaaggtTGGTCTTAATTTAAAGACAATGTGTATGTATAGTGATGGAAGCATACATTGttagcattaaaaaaataataataataacaaaaataaaaggaaggAAACTGATGGAAgcatacattatatataatatgtatagtTTTGATTTAATGGATTGCGTGACTGGTCTTTAATAGTGAGCTCTATTTTGACAGTGGTCATCTCTTGACTATCTCAAAAAGAATTGTCAGTTTTTCTGTATATGTTACTATAacgtcagtttttttttttttttttcttcttctataatTCCTCACAATTGTCTTACCTAATGTAAGTCACAATCTCGTAGATGCAGATTTAAAAGGCTTATCAACTGAATCATTCTCGTAtgatcataattaattaattataattaagtaGTTAATTCAATTTAGTGATATATCTTTACTAAATTTCAAGGGTCAACTAGAATTGTCGCAATCAGTTGCTAGAATCTCGATCGTTGGTTTGGgttcaaaaaatttcaagagCTAGTGCCTTAAATAATGTAAACTGGATTCaattactattaattaatttcattcaggatagaataatatattttaatgtattatatattttttgtagttTAGTAGTTaggatgcatatatgtatatatatatatatttaagttaatagctTCCTTGAAATTGCTAGTCTACTTTTATGTCTGAATGTTTGCGGGTAAAATTCCtcgttatatataatttatagccttttatataaaaataataataatgataataaaatctaTAGCCATGTGTGGTTACAAGGATGTGGATAGTCTACGTGGTGGGCGCCTCAATAGTGACGTCACAATTCGATTAAGCAAATTTGGTATGTGACTCTCGTgtgcatttttatttctttaacttatatatttttatttcttatttaatttattgcgaTGGAGAGAGTTGGTGAATAATTGAATAATCAAGTAATACTCACgttgtaattataaaaaaattatacaggGGACACGGCTTGGACTTTGAATTATAAATAGGTCTTCTTCAAGGCTCGAAAATCACACCAACTAGCAGCTTCTCTTCCTCCCCAAGCCAGCTTCAAATATTAACCATTAATTttcttccttcaattttttactAATCTCCATTAATTTCCATCTTATCCCAAGCTCTTGCAATGGCTCCAACAATGGCCGCGATCAACAACGCCACCAACCCTGTCTCTGATTTCTCAGACTTTGTGTTAACCAAAGGTCATGGAGTAAAGGGTCTATCAGAAACAGGCATCGAAACCCTTCCAAACCAATATATCCAGCCTCTGGAAGAAAGGCTTTGCATGACCAAAATCGTCCCTGAAAACGCCATTCCCATCATCGACCTATCGGACCCCAATGGCACTGGTGTTGCGGACGCCATTTGCAATGCGGCAGAGAGGTGGGGGTTCTTTCAGATTGTCAACCACGGAGTTCCCCTTCAAGTTCTGGAGAATGCCAAGGAAGCAACCCGCCGCTTCTTTGGGCTGCCTGCTCAGGAGAAGAACAAGTATTCCAAGGACAATTCGCCTTCCAACAACGTCCGCTATGGCACCAGCTTTAGCCCGCAGGCAGAGAAAGCTCTGGAGTGGAAGGACTATCTCAGTCTCTTCTATGTCTCTCATGACGAGGCCTCTGCATTGTGGCCTGCTGCTTGCAGGGATGGTTTGCTAGAGTACATGAGGAAGAGCGAAGCAGTTGTTAAACAACTACTGAAGGTGCTGATGGAGAAACTCAATGTGACAGAGattgacaaaagcaaagaagatCTTCTAATGGGATCTCGCAGAATTAACATAAACTACTATCCCATCTGCCCAAACCCTGAGCTCACCGTGGGAGTCGGCCGCCATTCCGATGTCTCAACTCTTACAATCCTTCTCCAAGATGATATTGGCGGACTGTACGTGCGGGACCTACAAGACAACAGCTGGATCCATGTCCCTCCGGTGAAAGGCTCCATTGTCATCAACGTGGGAGATGCGTTGCAGATAATGAGCAATGGCCGATACAAGAGCGTCGAGCACCGTGTGGTTGCCAACGGGAGCAAGAACAGGATATCAGTTCCCATTTTTGTGAACCCAAGGCCCCATGACATCATCGGCCCGTTGCCTGAATCGCTTGCAAGTGGAGAACAGCCCATTTACAAGCAAGTTCTGTATTCGGACTACGTCAAACACTTCTTCAGAAAGGCTCACGATGGGAAGGGTACTGTCGACTACGCAAAGATATGAATCATACATATCCAcgttttatatatatgatcaccattaatttgtttcttttctttataaatgcaattaatatatatacatatatatgttcaaATCAATAAATGTTATTGTATTTAACCCAGAAGTAAGATCAATTTCTACAGATATTCTGCCGATGTTTCATCCAAAGAATAATTATATACGAAAgctaatgaaaatattaaatacatataatttactTTGCTtcgagtaattttttttttcttatcaaagGTTCATATGATACCTCGTGGTATTAAGTTCTAAACATGCtttaacctttaaaaaaaataattaggtcatatgtttaattattcttttcctttctaGTTCTTTCTGACCAGTTAATTATCTCTTGTTTTCTTGGTTGAGTTCTTAGATATTTGAGTGTAAGCCATGAactaaatagatatatatatatgtgagtgccaaaataaagaataatactATGTATGAATATCGACGATTGCCTCTCTACTTATGATCATGAAATTAATCCACAAGCTTCATCAATACTCAttacaagagaaaaaaaaaaaaaaaacccgacGGAATTTAGTTTAGATTTCTGTCATAACCTTTCTGCTATATTTTGGTAGAAAAAGCACACACCTTTCTTTTAGTAAAGGATAAAATATCCTTTATCCAAAAAATGAACTgatatagcatatatatattgaaaaaattgctATAACCAagttattgaaatttttaattattgaggGAATAATTTGCATTGAATTATatcaaactttatatatatttgtattgatATAAGGGtagttttaattcttttttattagtgaatttgtaatttaaacgagtttttttttttcaataatataaatgagatttttttttggacaataaAAGAGAATTGAACTGGGTTTATTTTAGTTCCTAATGCGCTACCACAAACGGTAAAGATTATCCATtgacattctttttctttttcctgaaCATATATAATTTGGGTATTTCTACCaaataccaaatatatatgtacatatgtctatatatatatatatatatacacatacataaaaGATTTGGCGATATATACCCAATTGCCGTTAACTACAGCTAATGCAAAAATGCACAAACAAATAGCAAAATTCCTTTTGGTCTcacttttttttgggtgaaatttttGGTCTCACTTGTTTAAACATGACaagcctttatatatatatatatatatatatatatatatatatatatatataatttaagtgGGTTAGCTACTTtgcgcatatatatattataaacattaatataattttctaaattaaaaaaagaagagacgGGATTTGAACCCACCACCTAATTAAAATGTGTGGATGTGAAGGGCCAAACTTGGCTACTTTGCTTAAGTAGTCTCAACCTTATGTCAAATATAAATTAGGACATAAATAAGAAATATTGATAATATGATATAATCGTATCATTTTGACTGTCATTAGTTTATATATgacacatggaaaaaaaaaaaaagtactattATTAATTTCCAAAAGATCACccgaataaatcaattaatagttTCTGTGGACACTGGAAAGGTAAGGAATTTAGGAGTTTGTTTGCGTCtaaaagagaaaatgaagaaaaagtctAATGTTTGAAAGGaaagaagtttggaaattataAAGTAAAAGTTGAAAGTTTGACTGGGTCATATATAGTACGTAGAGGCCTCCATATGGGACCAAACAAAGCATGAGTGTCCTAACCCCCAACTAGCCTTAGACTTGCGAGGAAAGAGCCTCtccatctctctttctctgctaTATGAAATTGAACCAACTCAAAACCAGAATTAGTTAGTACACAGAAATTGGATTAAACCATCCAATCCAAGTAGACAAGAAATTTCGAGGAAAGGATAAGGTACACGaactatatatatttcccaATGTATTTTCTAGCAAACCCCCTTGTCCTCAATCCCATCCCCTGTATTATAACTTATTATATGGTCACATGACCAAGTCttacacagaaaaaaaaatatatatttaaagactCAAACCAAAAGAGTGACAAACttcataaaattgataattaattatatatttaaaatatataaataaaaatatattataaatcatttgaaacaaataatatgatctgaaataaatttaaaaataatagattacatatttaattaaacataaacaaattttaaataaaccaaaaaataaatattaaaaaattcaataaaaaaacatagaaatatGTTTTATGCTAATTATTTGATATAATACATTGCCATTACGCTGTACCCATGGGCAAACATCATATCATGAAGATataatttatctatttgttaaaaaaaaaaaaaatccaattttgttTTAGAAGACATTTGGTTTGAGGAATAAATGTAGAGATATAATAGCTACTCCTTTAATTAAGATATCCTCCATTTGATGGGTTTTTGCACATGAATAGAGATGTTTCCATTTAAggaaataattattcttttaaaaaaatattacgaTTGTTATTTCtatattccaaaaatattattttcatgttttgaaaacaataatacGATAGGTACGTTctaaaatgtttatcaaatttatttactaaatgatatatattaaaatgttattGATTGCATATGATATAACATAAGTATCAAAAAGTGCttccttaaataaataagtaaattaaacaaaatgaatCACCTAAGCGTTACCAcatcatttggtaaataattttgGTGAATATTTCAATAAGCTTAGCATTATTGTTTTGAAAAACTGAAATACTATAGGTatcaaaatgtttataaatttatttatcaaataacacatgttaaattattattatttagcaaattcatataacttaaatataaaaaagtgaatCCTTAAATGGAtaagcaaatttaaaaaaaaataattaaatactaccATATCACCtactatattatttgataaataaatttggtgaacattttgatatttgaaaaattcaaatttagatgGATTAATCTTTTATTAAGTTTTAATGTTTTACcgaatttaaacattttttatgtTAGCCGCCCCTCCCAGAACTAAGCTAATAACAAGACAAAGACATTATAACAATCTAATGAGCCAACTGTAACAAACTAGAGCTGCCTAGGCATAAGCACTCCTCAAGAAGtagaaaggaaaacaaataaataagcatattacttaattaattt
Proteins encoded in this window:
- the LOC107415053 gene encoding feruloyl CoA ortho-hydroxylase F6H1-3: MAPTMAAINNATNPVSDFSDFVLTKGHGVKGLSETGIETLPNQYIQPLEERLCMTKIVPENAIPIIDLSDPNGTGVADAICNAAERWGFFQIVNHGVPLQVLENAKEATRRFFGLPAQEKNKYSKDNSPSNNVRYGTSFSPQAEKALEWKDYLSLFYVSHDEASALWPAACRDGLLEYMRKSEAVVKQLLKVLMEKLNVTEIDKSKEDLLMGSRRININYYPICPNPELTVGVGRHSDVSTLTILLQDDIGGLYVRDLQDNSWIHVPPVKGSIVINVGDALQIMSNGRYKSVEHRVVANGSKNRISVPIFVNPRPHDIIGPLPESLASGEQPIYKQVLYSDYVKHFFRKAHDGKGTVDYAKI